Proteins co-encoded in one Campylobacter ornithocola genomic window:
- the rho gene encoding transcription termination factor Rho, translated as MENTKEKKQHQRTHIPVEGYKIEDLKLLDLESLVKIANEAEIENPREFRRQDLIFEILKAQTKKGGFILFTGILEISPEGYGFLRGMDSNLSDSVNDAYVSNSQIRKFALRVGDIVTGQVREPKDQEKYYALLKIEAINYLPLKEARERPLFDNLTPIFPTEKIKLEYDPLKLTGRMLDLFAPIGKGQRSLIVAPPRTGKTELMKELATAIAKNHPEAHLIVLLVDERPEEVTDMQRCVKGEVFSSTFDLPAYNHVRVAELVIEKAKRMVETGKDVVILLDSITRLARAYNTATPSSGKVLSGGVDANALHKPKRFFGAARNIEHGGSLTIIATALIETGSRMDEVIFEEFKGTGNSEIVLDRNISDRRIYPAINIIKSGTRKEELLQGVEKLQKIWAIRSAISQMDDIEALKFLYSKMLKTKSNEELLSIMNE; from the coding sequence ATGGAAAATACAAAAGAAAAAAAACAACACCAAAGAACACACATTCCAGTGGAAGGTTATAAGATAGAAGATTTAAAGTTGCTTGATCTAGAAAGCCTAGTCAAAATCGCCAATGAAGCGGAAATAGAAAATCCAAGAGAATTTAGAAGGCAAGATCTTATTTTTGAAATTCTAAAAGCACAAACAAAAAAAGGTGGCTTTATACTCTTTACAGGAATTTTAGAAATTTCACCTGAAGGTTATGGCTTTTTGCGTGGAATGGATTCAAATTTAAGCGATAGTGTAAATGATGCTTATGTATCAAACTCACAAATTCGCAAATTTGCTCTGCGTGTTGGAGATATAGTTACCGGCCAAGTTAGAGAACCAAAAGATCAAGAAAAATACTATGCTTTATTAAAAATTGAAGCAATTAATTACCTTCCATTAAAAGAAGCTAGAGAAAGACCTTTATTTGACAATCTTACTCCAATTTTTCCAACTGAAAAAATAAAATTAGAATATGATCCTTTAAAGCTAACAGGTAGAATGCTTGATTTATTTGCCCCTATAGGAAAAGGGCAAAGAAGCCTAATCGTAGCACCTCCAAGAACTGGTAAAACTGAGCTAATGAAAGAATTAGCTACTGCTATTGCTAAAAATCACCCAGAGGCTCATTTGATTGTGCTTTTAGTAGATGAGCGCCCTGAAGAAGTTACAGATATGCAAAGATGTGTTAAAGGTGAGGTTTTTAGTTCTACCTTTGACTTACCTGCTTACAATCATGTTAGGGTAGCTGAGCTTGTTATAGAAAAAGCAAAAAGGATGGTAGAAACAGGTAAGGATGTGGTTATATTGCTTGATTCTATTACAAGATTAGCAAGAGCTTATAATACTGCTACACCAAGCAGTGGTAAAGTCTTAAGTGGTGGGGTTGATGCAAATGCCTTGCATAAACCAAAACGCTTTTTTGGTGCAGCTAGAAATATAGAGCATGGTGGCTCATTAACCATTATAGCAACTGCTTTGATAGAAACAGGCTCGAGAATGGATGAAGTGATTTTTGAAGAATTTAAAGGAACAGGAAATAGTGAAATTGTTCTTGATAGAAATATTTCAGATAGAAGAATTTATCCTGCAATTAATATCATAAAATCAGGTACTAGAAAAGAAGAATTGCTTCAAGGTGTTGAAAAACTTCAAAAAATTTGGGCAATTAGATCAGCTATTTCACAAATGGATGATATAGAGGCATTAAAATTCTTATACTCTAAAATGCTAAAAAC